The DNA window GAGTTAAgaaaacattataatgaatATGAAGAGTTTTAAAGATGTTACCTTAATTCAAAATCATTTGTAAATATTAAGTCCACAAACCGTTTTTCTTTGAGACTTAATTTGGCCTTTTCGAAGTGTTTggtatattttttgaaatgtgTTGTTAAGTATGAAGTGCTAAGAGCCATTAATAGATTTTGATTCTTCCTATTAGGATGTTGTCTGATATGGACTTTTTCGAGTTCCTCTACGTTCTTTTCTTTCAAAATCCTACATACTAATTTTAGAGGTGTTTCTACTTGAACCTCAACGAATGGACAGACTTGTCCACCATCTGCGGGTGGTGTTTCTACTCCAACTTCTACGGATGGAGACAATTGTCCACCATCTACGGGTGATGTTTCTAGTCGAACCTCTATGGATCAAGAGACTTATCCACCATATGCAGGTGGTGTTTCCACTCGAAACTCTGCAAATTGAGAGACTTCTCAACCATCTGCGGGTGATATTTTTACTTGAACCTCTGTTGATTGAGAGACTTGTCCACCATCTACAGGTGGTATTTTCACTACAACCTCTGCATATGGAGAGACTTGTTCAACCGGTGTCTTTGTGAAGAATTTGAAGAGGCCATCATTCATGTATTCATTTGTGTTGATGATCTCGTATAAGACATGGATTCcgatttcaaatatttaagcTACATTGATTTTCTATTGTTGTGTTGATGCTTCTATATCTTCCAACTCTCGTGTGGCATCTGTCATCTTCTGTGCAATTTCAACAATAATAATGAATGTAGTTGTAACCCTAGGGGAGGTGAATATCTACGTGATCTCCTCTTTCTCAGACCCCGCTCTACAATGATGCAACCTTTTGTACGTGATTAATGGGAAACTTCAGTAGGCTTCAACTGGAGAACATGTTTCTGTAGAATTTGTGCAAACGACTTCTATTAAAGATACAAGTGGAGGACCAGTTTTTAGAAATGCTGAGGGCAGTACTCCCAATGTATGTAAATGGAACAATAGCTGAGCATAATTTTAATGGATACCCAAAGAATTCAGTTAAAACCATAGTTTCTACTGGAGTAAAAGGGAAAGATAGTCACATTTATGGAAAAGATTCTGCTGCTACTGGAAATAATTCTCAAGGACAGTCATGTGATGTTGAGAATAATACTAGAAGAAAGAAATATGTGTGCAAATGAAGCTGCTGATTTAAACTCTGCCAAAGGTTCTTGGTGATGGGAAATATAACCATGATTCAATTGAAGGACAAGCTTCTGATACTCCTGCGGTTAATGATGCGGAACGGGGGCAATTACTGGAAATAAACTACAGGATATTGCTGTAGAAAGTCTTTCCAATGTACATAAATTAATAACAGGGCATAATTAAATTACTGGAGTTGCTACTGGAGTAAAAAGGAAAAACATTCTCATTGATGCAAAGGTTCTGCTCCTACTGAAAATAATATCCAAGGACAGTCAAGTGATGCTGAGAATGAAAGGAAATGGTATAGCCCTAATTCTCAATTCCTTTCGTAACATTAGCCTCTCCATCACATCTTGTTCGACCACAAATAAGCTGAAAAGCAGAATCAATTTTCCCCACTGACAGCACAAAATCGGGATAATGATCTATCAGCCAAGATTCTTTCTCCCGTGTTGCATCATCATCGGAGAAATTAGACTATCTAATCTATAATTGACCCATACTAATTCCTTCTTTCCACACCACTCTTTCATCCAGAATAGCCGCTGCTTTTAAAGTATCATTAGTGTACAAGATTGGAATATGAGGAGTAGCCAAGACAGCACCTACTCTTTTTCTTCAGCTGTGAAACATGTATAATATTGTGCATTCCTGCAGTTGAAGGATTGTCCAGTTTATATgcaatttttccatttttttccaCCACCAAAAAGGGTCCATAGAACTTTGGACTATGTTTGTgcattttttctcaaattgaCAATTGTCGGTATGACTGTAATTTAACAAACACCCAATCCCCTATTTCATACACACAGTCCATCCGTTTTTTGTCAGCTTGTTATTTCATGCAGTTTTGGGCTCTTTGAAGATGAAATTTCAGCAGCTTAAGGGCTTCTTCCCTAGTAGATAGGCTACGATCAATTCCTTCTACTTTTGAATCTCCGGCCAGATAGGCTACGATCAACAAGTCTTCAAATTCTTTTAATAGATTCTTCAGCTGGTCCTCCACATTTTTCTCATGTAAGGAAGCTATGACGGAGTATAATTTTTTCGGACTGATCTCGTCCTCCCTGATAGTAAGAATTGCTACATCAGTTCCCTTTTAACTGCCTTTTTCACCATGCTATCATCTAACAGTTCTACCTTCCTTGTATTGTCACCCTTCAGTTTTACCATTAACAATTCTTTGAAGTTCCAACTTATACCATTAAGAGTTGATAACCATTCCACTCCAagaataatatcatattttgagATTGATAATACTCTGGCATTTATAACGAACTCAGCCTCTTGAGAAAACCATTCAAGACCAACGCATTCACTATTGCTCATTAACCGATGTCCAATTGTCACTGTTACCATTAGTTGTTCAGCAACAGTCTTTACAAACTCAGTATTACGAACTACCCGAGGGTTCACAAAATTATGAGTGCTACCTGAATCTATCAGCATATACACACTATTTTTTCCCACAGTACCCTTAACCTTCATGATTTCAAAGTTCTGACATCCTTCTATGTTAAACAAAGGTGTTTCGTCCGGGATTTCTTCGTTTCCGTATTCAACTATCTCCTCCAATTGTACCTCCCTTTCACATACATCAATATTCATAATAATCGGGTCAGTTTTACACCTGTGTCCATACTCCCATTTTCTTCTCAATCAAAACATTGATTCCGCTTCCTTCGTTCATCCATGGTTTCCTGGTCCAAATTAGTCCTTCTAGGATTCTGATCGATTGCTACAAGTTTATGAATTTCACTACTACTGCTTGAAGTACCAGAATATTGCGTACATGGTCTAAAGGAGAATCCACTATTGTTATTTCTATTGCCTCGGTGTAAGCAAAAGTGGACTTCCCTTATTAGATAAATAGTCTCTTCGCGTCAATGATTCACATAATGcatcttgtaattttttattagtcCTTTCCTGCAGCTTGGCCATTCCCATAgcttttgataaaaaatttggTTTCTGAATTCTAATAGTATTAGCTATTTCTTCTCTTAAATCATTTAGATAGCCTTTAATGGAATATTCTTCAGTTAGATGAGGGAGTTTATAGATCACATCTAGATAACTCTTACCGTACTCCTTCACTGTTTCTGTTTTCTTGAGATCCTTCCATTCGTCTAAAAAATCATCGAATTCGGTTGGACCAAACTCTTTTAGGACCAGTTTTCTTAAATCTATCCAAGTCATAGCTCGTGGAGGTAGCCGGTGTTGTAAATGTGAGCTAAACTAGCAGCGAGCTCGTCCATACAGGTGTGCACAAGCATACTCCAGTTTGGACTCTTCCAACGTTCGATCAACTTGGAAAAACATCTCTACTCCATTGATTCAGTCATCTACCTCATCGCCGTTAAACTTTGGGAAATCCATCTTCGAAAGTCTCGTTGTCGGTTGGTACATATGATCCCGATAGTCCCGATCACCATTCCGATTTCTCGCTTCCTCAGCTCGTCTACGATCGGGAAAATTGTCGCCTCGGATGTCCCTTTCCTCTGCACCTCCTGGTTCACGGTTATTGCTACCTGATGCTAAAGTTAAACGTCTAATTGCCACATCCATGGAAGCCATCAGTGCTTTAATCCGATCAAAGCGAGTATCCTACGTCGACAATCGCTCGTCCTGTGCCTGACTACGACTTTGAATTtcattcaattccaattccatacGTGTTTCCACCATTATGCCAAAAATATGCTCTAATACTAGTGATATGCTATGAATTAGGATTCAGAAATATTTAGATCTAGGGCAGAACAGTACCTTAGTAAGAGATTGAAATTGGATAGGATGAGAAGAGAACAGATAAGAAGAGAATTGTGATTACAAATTCTGCAATCAGATAGATGGGATTAGAATTGTAGATGAGAATAGGAATTGAGGAGAGATAGTTATGACTAAActtagattaaaatatttattgaatgaATTGCATTCTCAGATTGTTGCCttcttaattattcaaatattgtAACTTTTTTCCTTTCAAGTTTTCCCGCCAAAACCAAttacaactgtctaaccaaacTTCTTTTCCCTCCTAAACCAATTACAGCTGTCTAACCCAACttcttttccctccaaaatcaaTTACAGCTGTCCAactactaaaatataaaatacttgcTGATAAAACatcttatttgtaaaataaatgctGACAATTATACCCGCCAGCTTATTCTAGGGCTTACAGCCCTAATTATCAATTTCTTTCGTAACAGTAAACTGCAGCTTCttgaaataaaacaaatatgagtAAACTTCTATAATGTCCCACCATGTGCCAACCGGATGCTTTGAGCTATTTTGTTAGTCTTCTTGAAAAGCCTTTGAGATATGATCCAACCATGAAAAACTATGAAAGAGCCTCTATTATTAGAGTCAGCATTGAAATTAACCCGGGAAGCATTCTTCCAAATTTTCTTGAGCTGAAGGATAGAAATGGAAACATTATTCACATTAAGATCAAGTATGAATGGATGCCTGATCGATGTAATCAATGTTCTATATTTGCACATTTTAAACCTAAatgcccaagaagggtgctaaGTGATGGTAAGAAAAGAAATTAGGACAAAAATGAAAACCAAAATCTCAATCCTCAACAGCAAGGCAAAACCCAATAGCAGACTTGGAGATTAAAGATGATGTCAAAACTTTGAATGGACAACAAAATGTTACTAATGAGAAGATTCCAGTTTTAGAGCAGGGCAAATTAATGAGGTGCAAAGTTTGATGTAGGACATACATCATAATTTGGAGGTTAAAGACAATGTTGAGGTTTGTTTGAATGAACAACAAATATCAAGTCTTAAGCAGCAACGAACTTATGAGGTTAAGGATGGACAACAGGAATTCGGAAGATCCATGGCTAGTCTCAAAGCAGCAGAAAATTCTCGAGTTTAAAGATAGACAACATCAAAACTTGGTGGAGATTTTGGAGGATTTAGTAATTCagaatcaaattattattgagGTGCAGTTGTCAGTATTAGAGCAGAAGAAAGTTCATGGAATTATGGAGAATCAAGATCTAGCAGGGTAACATGATGAGGTTAATGGATTTAAATGATCAAAAGTCTTTTAGTAAAGATCAACATTTAGTCAGGGTGGTGCAGAAAGTGGGAAAAGCAGGTAGAGAAGGACACGAATTATGTTGGGCTGACTGGTATTAAGCAAATCATTAAATCTACTCAGGATCAGCGGATTACACTAACAAAAGCAATTATTTTTCGGTAGCAAGGGTTGAGAATGAGCAAATAGATCATATTGTGAGTTGTTGGAATTTCTGCAAGTTCAAAACTTGTGGAAAATTCAATTTCTCCATTCAACAAATTCTGTGAGATTTATAatgaggaagaggaagaagaggagaattaaaaacaaacattttcaaGTGAAACTGTCCAATCTCTGGCTCCTAAAGAAAAAGGTTCTATGCAGGCATTAAACAAGGTAATGAAGATGCAGATTTGGCTATAAATAAGTCAACAAGAGCAAaaaagaggaaagaaaaaagagaactCGGCTAAGAGAATAATGCAGCAAAAAGCctaattctttttcatattcatgATAATCACAACATGGAACATAAAAGGTCTCAATGAAAATGACCCTCTTAAATGCAAGGAGGTCAAGAAGATTATTCAAAGGCACAAGATTATGATTTTAGGAATTCTAGAAACAAATCTCAAATTGAGGAATGTGGATAGAATCAGGTCACTCTGTTTTGGTAGAAATTGGGATCTTATTCATAATTCAAATGCAAACACTGGTAGAATTTGGTTGAGTTGAAATACTAATTTGGTGGAGGTCAAAAGTTTGTTACAAGTGAACAGGTTATCATGATGAATGTTACATGTAAGGTCCCATTGATTAATATTCATGTTTCTGAGGTCTATGGTAGCAATTCTAATTgcactaaaaaataattgtggaGGGACTTTAATAGATAGATTGACTCTACTAACTCATGGGTCAATTTGGGAGATTCCAATGTTATCAGGTTTGGCTATGAGAAGAGTCTTAAAATAGACACAACATAGACTATGATTTACTTTAACGACCATATTAGAAATATTGGGTGTACTGAACCAACTAACTTAGGAAATGTTTTCACTTGGTCATCTACGCAAGGAAATGATGAGATGAGGAAAAGTATTATTGATAGATGATTAATCAATTAGGATTGGGCATTGAGATTTCTGAGAACCCAATTTTGGCACAATCCTTGGTTTGAAAACTAGTCTATTGTTTTTAAGGCAAATTTTGGAGGTATTCGAATAAGGAAAGACTGTCTTGCACGGTTAGAGACATAAGAGATGGGGAATGGAACACACTCTAAAGGCTTCTAGAAGGTATAAGAATTCTAAATTTCATTCAAGCATTGCATATTAATGGTACTTATAGATTTAAGGGATTTTGGATGATGGAGAATGGtagaaattttaattcaaatatagcGTGGGAGTTTATTCGTGAGAAGGGGCAGATTGTGGAGTGGGCTTCCTTAGTGTGGTCTTATAAGATCATCTTGCGCCATCAAATTACTCTATGGCTTGCTTTCCGTAATCGGCTCTCGACAAGGGAACGAATTAGTAGGTTTATGTTCCGTAATCGGCTCTCAACAAGGGAACGAATTAGTAGGTTTATGACGATCCAAGTATATGTTGCATTTTGtgttcaatggaggaagaatcTATAAATCATTTGTTTACTGATTTCCCTTTTACGGCTAAATTGTGGAGGTGGTTTGTTAATGCTATGAATTTGCTGAATTTTCCCCTTCATTGAAATCAAATAAAGGAATTCATGATTGAAAAGGCTAAGGGTAACACATTTTTCGTTAATGTCTTGAAGTGTTACTTCGGGGCGGTTGTGTATTAAACATGGATGGAAAGAAATGCTAGAGTCTTCTTAAGGACTAGGAGAAACGATGTGCAAGTTTGGAACGATATCATCTTTGATGGCTGAATCTTCATCTTTTATTTCCTTCAATTTCTTATTATTCTCATCCTTTGCATCTCCGTCTTTCTTTAACTTCCTCATTtcgatttttttattcttcagTTTCAGTTTTCTCATTCTATTTCTGATAGAAAATAGATGAATAATACGTGAATGCCACGTGGCCGTTAGATggtttttattatcttaaatatttttgacactttttgacaactttatatacaaaatagAATTCTAcgatattataaatgaatttgaCACTCAGTCCAGTAAATAAAATTAGCATTCTCCGGTTTCAATTTTATGATAAAGTTTTAACAATAAACATGTAAATTCATCCAGGTAACCggttcaaaattcaaatctatcaattttgtaataatttttgattttttcttattttctattTCTCCATGTCCCAGCTATCCGCCTTGTCCACATCCAACAGAGTAGACCGACCTAATATTTTACCATGCATGAAGTGTTAAAAAATAGTAGTATTGAAGAAATTGTGTTCATAAAGGAAATTCACTTACATTCCGGTGGAGGTGCACGCTAATGCGAGAAGGAAACATTGACCCGCGGAAATTTGAACTACGGGAAGGTGTTGGAGCTCACCGAGAAGAGGTTGaggtataatattatttacgtTGGATCGATGACCGATTACATTACCTTGGAGACAAAGTGTGAAGACCTTACCTTCTCTAGATAATACCGCCGAGAAGTAATGTCCGATTGTAATGTCTACCACAAATATGTGTCTCAACGTGTCGACTATTTGCGGTACAAATGATGTAACTGCATCTCTATCAAATGGCACTACTTCACCGAATGAAGTTACGCCCGAGGCATATACTCTACCGGTATCGCTAACCAGCAAAGTACGTTGAAATCCAACTGCCGCTTGAACTATTCTAACCCCGAACAAAGATCTACAAACACaagacattatatatatatatatatatatatatatatatatatatatatatatatatatatattcaatctcTTATTTATATTCATGCATGCGTGCATGCATGGCTTCTCATGAGTAGAAAAAAACTGACCTAATTTGTTGAGGCAAAGAGTTGATGCCTTGGGTTGCGTATCCAAGCTGCCCCGCTTCATTGCTCCCGAATGAAGAAACAACTCCGTTCGAGCTGATCGCAATGCTATGACCTGGTCCGGTTAGCACTTGAGATTTCCCCCACCTGGAGCAGAAATCACGGGCGAGCAGGAATCTCAAGACGCGTTTCCATGAGCCTCCACACCTGTTCTTCAGATATTCAATCTGTGAGGCTGTCATAGACTCAAAGCTGAGAAGTTTCTTCTTGCAGAGATCCAAAGCTGCAGCCTCTGTCCATGAGAGGGTTTCTTCGCCTTGAGCAATCCGGCTGAAGAAGGAACATGAAGTGTCTAGGCTTGTGAGATCATGAGCATCCAGATTGTATTCAGTCAGGAGCTGATGGAGAAGGGAAGAAATTGAAGACAATGTCCCAATTGGACTTTCAGTTTCAATcatcgatgatgatgatggagcTTTCGTACTTGTCATGTCTCtgtaaaaatcatataaaaaattaattaactctAACAAATGAAAGAATGATAGAAAACACGACTTTGGGAAGTGACTCGTACACGAAAGAAAGTAAGATCGCTGTTATACGAAAGTGATCTCGCTGTTATAAAAAGAGACTTCGTCCCTTTCGTATAATAAgaggtctcttttgtataacagcgaggtcactttcgtataacagTGATGTCACTTTCGTTTCGTTGTACGAGTCGCTCCCCCAAGTCGTGCTTCCaaacatttttcttaataaatatgAGACTAAGTGTATAATTTATTGTTCaagaatatcatttttatattaatataaatattattttattatttaataattaaaattactagatgttgaaaattttaaaagaaaaaaaatgatgataaatatggctaataaataaaaatattttggtggTTACAAAGATTGATATAGgtagtaatattttttcaataaattaaagtgcttttactttttttctttatagaaaAGTGCCTTTCTTTCctagaaaattgattttgtaaaagaaaaatcattaaaaatatgacaattaataaatttctctttttcttattgtatatttaaatatatattattttattttaaattaaagtaaaccaaaaataataataaaaataccaaATCACCTCAAACAATTAAAAGACCATTTTCTTTGATAAATAAAGTGGACAAATTTGTATAATGTTTTATGGTACTACCataattcaaaaggagaaaactAAACTTGTTGtgttttttataactaaaatgttctaaatataaatatgaatagtgattaaaaaataatttaatcaaagtAAACATATTATGACACTTTAAATAATAAGTGATTTTAATCATTGtacataacaaataattttataacaaacaaaattaatccATTCTTAGTTTTTACTTTAACATTGATTGAAAAATCAGGATTGTATTGAGATTGTGAGAAACatgaagaaatttaaaaaaaaattaaaatggaaCACAAAATTAAGAACAAATTCCTAAAGAATAAGGGAAAATATTGACAATAAGATAATGAATGCGATTACtgtgaaaaaaaatagatatagaaaaaaaattataaataattcaaatctaaAGACAAATAATAAGAAACTTTCAAGCTAAAACTTACCAAAAACTTGCACACGATTGAAGAAGATAAACGTTGAAATCTCGAAACTCGCTTAGGTAGGTAAGCGGGGGAAATTACAAAATAGGCAAGGTAGGTTTAGAATTATGAAAATGGAACTATTTATAACTGCTCTCACAAAAATGacatttatttgtttaagtCCCTCAAGTTTTCacttaacttaaaataaatttgtcaatgtttttttaaataaaacacaattttgaaacttaaaaaatattaatgtctcTTTATTTTGACCTCTCTCTTCGAATAGTTCTTTCGTCtcgaatttataaattttggggTTGATTTTAGACTTATTTTGGTTTTCAATGTCGTCACCTAATTTCctaaaaattagtaaaaataaatattttgcgtgtttaaacgaattttttgaaattctgtTTTTTAGTTCGGGACTTTGTTCCAATTAAGAAAGGACTTAGATGCTTTATCATTCATACTCGTCAGTGACCGTCTCTATTTTAAActtgttgtatttttaataattttgttttacatttttttttttgagaattaaCATAAATCCTATCTATTTATTAAACATTCATCTAATATCAACAATTCTTATTCATccattcttcttcatttttctaggtacatcatttaattatatataataagattaaaatttaataaatttaaacacaaaGTTGAACCTAAAAAAATACCAACT is part of the Impatiens glandulifera chromosome 1, dImpGla2.1, whole genome shotgun sequence genome and encodes:
- the LOC124925044 gene encoding protein RCC2 homolog, with product MTSTKAPSSSSMIETESPIGTLSSISSLLHQLLTEYNLDAHDLTSLDTSCSFFSRIAQGEETLSWTEAAALDLCKKKLLSFESMTASQIEYLKNRCGGSWKRVLRFLLARDFCSRWGKSQVLTGPGHSIAISSNGVVSSFGSNEAGQLGYATQGINSLPQQIRIVQAAVGFQRTLLVSDTGRVYASGVTSFGEVVPFDRDAVTSFVPQIVDTLRHIFVVDITIGHYFSAVLSREGKVFTLCLQGRSTLLDVDKADSWDMEK